The Mangifera indica cultivar Alphonso chromosome 8, CATAS_Mindica_2.1, whole genome shotgun sequence genome has a window encoding:
- the LOC123223677 gene encoding protein SPIRRIG-like isoform X1, producing the protein MKWVSLLKDIKEKVGLAQSPSTGATTTASASSSRSSVNRENNACAVLRDYASSPARDKHELELDFKRFWEEFRSSSSEKEKEAALNLTVDAFCRLAKQHFNVAQLVTMLVETHIFSFVVGRAFVSDIEKLKISSKTRSLDVAKVLRYFSEVTKEGITPGSNLLTAVEVLVYGPIDKQSLLDSGILCCLIHILNAFLTPDEDDQMQKTNDFEESLLAKKNCNDDVGQAHQLEIEGSVVHIMKALASHPSAAQSLIEDDSLQLLFQMVTDGSLTVFSCFREGHVPLHSLQLHRHAMQILGLLLVNDNGSTAKYIRKHHLIKVLLMAVKDFNPDCADSGYTVGIVDLLLECVELSYKPEAGGVRLREDIHNAHGYQFLVHFALILASMPQKQAIDSTYSKSPSSKKLVPEGSQALCDVERQDFMGEEDPSLQHLSPTLSRLLDVLVNLAQTGPTESSEGKGSKSSQSKGGGHSRSRTTPADWVGEEMWEQGNGKVKDLEAIHMLQDILLKADNREVQAEVLDRMFKIFSSHIENYKLCQQLRTVPLFILNMANFPQSLQEIILKILEYAVTVVNCVPEQELLSLCCLLQQPITSELKHTILSFFVKLLSFDQQYKKVLREVGVLEVLIDELKQHKFLLGPEQHKGNPAQLERKSSSSSFKKHFDSEDTIISSPKLLESGSGKFPIFEVEGTIAVAWDCMVSLVKKAEANQAAFRSANGVTTFLPFLVSDFHRAGVLRVLSCLIAEDVKQVHPEELGSLVEVLKGGMVTSALGHQYRLQSDAKCDTMGALWRILGVNNSAQKVFGEFTGFSLLLTMLQSFQGEGHPDESFLMVYTKEFTYLLRLMTVGVVDNSINRMKLHSIISSQTFYDLLSESGLLSVDCEKQVIQLLLELALEIVHPPFITSESGRPSDVVESESSCFLLTTPSGLCNPEKERVYNAGALKVLIRSLLFFTPKVQLEVLNLIERLARAGPFNQENLTSVGCVELLLEIIHPFLFGSSPLLSYALKIVEVLGAYRLSASELRVLIRYAIQMRVMNSGYFVVDMMERLVLMEDMVSEDISLAPFVEMDMSKIGHASIQVSLGERSWPPAAGYSFVCWFWFRNLLNSQLKEMELSKVGSSKRRSGSGGQNPERQMVRLFSVGAANNVSTFYAELLLQEDGVLTLSTSNSSSLSFSGLELEEGRWHHLAVVHSKPNALAGLFQASVAYVYFNGKLRHTGKLGYSPSPIGKPLQVTIGTPVTCANVSDLTWRLRSCYLFEEVLTSGCIYFMYILGRGYRGLFQDSDLLCFVPNQACGGGSMAILDSLDAEMTLAPNAQKIDPASKKGDSKADGSGIVWDLERLGNLSLQLSGKKLIFAFDGTCTEAIRAFGTFSMLNLVDPTSAAASPIGGIPRIGRLHGDIYICRQSLIGDTIRPVGGVTVILALVEAAETRDMLHMALSLLACALHQNPQNVRDMQTCRGYHLLSLFLHHRMSLFDMHSLEIFFEIAACEASFSEPKKLEVGHALSPSTSIPEASFSELSLSKFRDEISALGSFGDVDEFSPQNDSFSHISGLENVDMPVETSNCIVLSNPDMVEHVLLDWTLWVAAPVNIQIALLGFLEHLVSMHWYRNHNLTVLRQINLVQHLLVTLQRGDVEVPVLEKLVVLLGVILEDGFLVSELEHVVRFVIMTFDPPELKSQCQIMRESMGKHVIVRNMLLEMLIDLQVTIKPEELLEQWHKIVSSKLITYFLDEAVHPTSMRWIMTLLGVCLSSSPTFSLKFRTSGGYQGLVRVLQSFYDSPDIYYILFCLIFGKPVYPRLPEVRMLDFHALMPSDGGYVELKFVELLESVIAMAKCTFDRLSIQAMLAHQNGNFSQVGAGLVAELVEGNTDMAGELQGEALMHKTYAARLMGGEASAPAAATSVLRFMVDLAKMCSPFSAVCRRAEFLESCVELYFSCIRSAYAVKMAKALSEKTEEKNINDSDDASSSSNTFSSLPQEQEQSLKTSISIGSFPQGQASTSSEDMPADSNYIADDKVEVNVNMAHPESNKSVLENVQTVQSLDGDNFDQVSVASSSNNSNIHNIKGAMNPVPPTDCQSSASLTLIDTPILSEKSNSRVLITPSPSPVIALTSWLSSNHSESKTPLVATPSMESTVSVAGFDPSSGLKSSSHGASSAITCFSVSPNLLLEIDDSGYGGGPCSAGATAVLDFMAEVLSDFMTEQMKAAQVVESILEVVPFYIDAESVLVFQGLCLSRLINFLERRLLRDDEEDEKKLDKSRWSSNLDALCWMIVDRVYTGAFPRPAAVLKTLEFLLSMLQLANKDGQIEEASPGGKGLLSIGKGSRQLDAYVHSILKNTNRMTLYCFLPSFLANIGEDHLLSSLGVLIEPKQKSSSSFSKEDSAVDICTVLQLLVAHRRIIFCPSNLDTDLNCCLCVNLISLLHDQRQYVQNMAVELVKYLLVHRRAAFEELLVSKPNQGQHLDVLHGGFDKLLTGSLSAFLEWLQNSEQTVNKVLEQCAAIMWGQYISGSAKFPGVRMKGMEGRRKKEMGRRSKDTAKLDLRHWEQVNERRYALELVRDAMSTELRVVRQDKYGWVLHAESEWQTHLQQLVHERGMFPMNKTSATEDPEWQLCSIEGPYRMRKKLERCKLRIDSIQNVLDGHLNLVEAEFPKAKNQGGPYASDIDSESFFHHLTDSGKQEEGVVTELYCDSILKEPEDVKDVASVRNGWNDDTASSINEASLHSALEFGGKSSSVSVPISESVQEKCDIGSPRQSSSAKLVEGKSPEDKAFKELLDNGEYLIRPYLEPLEKIRFRYNCERVVGLDKKDGIFLIGELSLYVIENFYIDDSGCIFEKEFEDELSVIDLALGVKKDVSCSTDFQSKPTSSWSASAKTYVGGRAWAYSGGAWGKEKVCTSGNLPHPWRMWKLNSVHEILKRDYQLRPVAVEIFSMDGCNDLLVFHKKEREEVFKNLVAMNLPRNSMLDTTISGLTKQESSEGSRLFKIVAKSFSKRWQNGEISNFQYLMHLNTLAGRGYSDLTQYPVFPWVLQDYESDDLDLSNPKTFRKLDKPMGCQTLEGEEEFKRRHESWDDPEVPKFHYGSHYSSAGIVLFYLLRLPPFSAENRKLQGGQFDHADRLFNSVRDTWSSASGKGNTSDVKELIPEFFYMPEFLENRFNLDLGEKQSGEKVGDVILPPWARGSAREFIRKHREALECDYVSENLHHWIDLIFGYKQRGKAAEEAVNVFYHYTYEGSVDIDSVTDPTMKASILAQINHFGQTPKQLFLKPHVKRRIDRKLPLHPLKHSVHLVPHEIRKSSSSITQIVNVHEKVLVAGTNNLLKPRAYIKYVAWGFPDRSLRIMSYDQDRLLSTHENLHGGYQVQCVGVSHDGQILVTGADDGLVSVWRINKVGQRLLQHLKLEKALSAHTATVTCLHVSQPYMLIVSGSDDCTVIIWDLSSLCFVRQLPEFPAPVSAVYVNDLTGETVTAAGILLAIWSINGDCLAVINTSQLPSDSILSVTSCTLSDWLDTDWYVTGHQSGAVKVWKMIHCSEEESAHSQSKSGSNETGGLDLGGKSTEYRLVLHKVLKFHKHPVTALHIPNDLKQLLSGDSAGHLVSWTLPDDSLRISFNQG; encoded by the exons ATAGAGGGCAGTGTTGTCCATATTATGAAAGCATTGGCAAGCCACCCTTCAGCGGCACAGAGTTTGATTGAGGATGATTCACTTCAGTTACTGTTTCAGATGGTTACTGATGGTTCTTTAACTGTATTCTCTTGTTTTAGGGAAGGTCATGTTCCATTGCACAGCCTACAGCTTCATAGACATGCAATGCAG ATACTGGGTCTTCTTTTGGTCAATGACAATGGAAGCACTGCCAAATATATACGCAAGCATCATCTG ATAAAAGTTCTGTTAATGGCTGTTAAAGATTTTAATCCTGATTGTGCTGACTCTGGCTACACTGTGGGCATTGTGGACTTGTTACTTGAATGTGTGGAATTGTCTTACAAACCTG AGGCTGGTGGTGTGAGGCTCAGGGAGGATATACATAATGCCCATGGTTATCAGTTCCTTGTTCATTTTGCACTAATTCTGGCTTCCATGCCACAAAAACAGGCAATTGATTCCACTTATTCTAAGTCTCCTTCCAGTAAAAAATTAGTTCCAGAAGGTTCTCAAGCATTGTGTGATGTAGAGAGACAGGACTTTATGGGAGAGGAGGATCCTTCACTGCAACATCTTTCGCCCACACTGTCCAGGCTGCTTGACGTCCTTGTGAATTTAGCTCAAACTGGTCCTACAGAATCTTCTGAAGGCAAAGGATCCAAGTCTTCTCAATCCAAGGGCGGTGGTCACAGCAGAAGTCGTACAACACCAGCTGACTGGGTTGGTGAAGAAATGTGGGAACAAGGAAATGGTAAAGTGAAAGACCTTGAAGCAATCCACATGTTGCAGGACATTCTTCTCAAGGCTGACAACAGAGAAGTGCAGGCTGAAGTGTTAGATagaatgtttaaaatattctcTAGTCACATTGAAAACTATAAGTTGTGCCAACAATTACGGACGGTTCCACTTTTTATCCTAAACATGGCTAATTTTCCTCAGTCTTTGCAAGAGATAATCTTGAAAATCCTGGAATATGCTGTGACTGTTGTGAATTGTGTTCCTGAGCAAGAATTGCTCTCACTTTGTTGCTTGCTTCAGCAACCAATAACATCAGAGCTAAAGCATACTATACTTTCCTTCTTTGTAAAGCTCCTATCCTTTGATCAACAGTACAAGAAAGTCCTTCGGGAGGTTGGTGTGCTGGAAGTTCTGATAGATGAACTGAAGCAACACAAGTTTCTTCTGGGTCCTGAGCAACATAAAGGTAACCCTGCTCAGTTGGAGAGAAAATCCAGCTCAAGTAGCTTCAAGAAACACTTTGACAGTGAGGATACTATTATTTCTTCACCCAAGCTTTTGGAATCTGGTTCAGGGAAGTTTCCTATTTTTGAAGTTGAGGGTACAATTGCTGTAGCATGGGATTGTATGGTCTCCTTGGTGAAGAAAGCTGAAGCTAATCAAGCAGCATTCAGATCAGCCAATGGTGTTACcacttttcttccttttttggtGTCTGATTTCCATCGTGCTGGTGTCCTTCGTGTATTGTCATGTTTGATCGCTGAAGATGTCAAACAA GTCCATCCAGAAGAATTAGGTTCGCTTGTTGAAGTTCTAAAAGGTGGAATGGTTACTAGTGCTTTAGGACATCAGTACAGGCTTCAAAGTGATGCCAAATGTGATACAATGGGAGCATTGTGGCGTATATTGGGAGTTAACAATTCAGCCCAAAAGGTGTTTGGCGAATTCACTGGGTTTTCTCTTCTGCTAACCATGCTTCAGAGTTTTCAAGGTGAAGGACATCCAGATGAATCTTTTTTAATGGTTTATACCAAGGAGTTTACATATTTATTGCGCTTGATGACAGTTGGAGTGGTTGATAATAGCATTAATAGAATGAAGTTACATTCTATCATATCATCCCAAACTTTTTATGATCTTTTATCTGAATCTGGTCTGTTATCTGTTGATTGTGAAAAGCAAGTTATACAGTTGTTGTTGGAACTTGCTCTTGAAATTGTGCATCCACCTTTCATAACATCTGAGAGTGGTAGACCATCTGATGTGGTTGAATCTGAGTCATCTTGTTTTCTGTTAACTACCCCTTCTGGTTTATGTAATCCTGAGAAGGAACGAGTGTATAATGCTGGTGCTCTTAAAGTTCTCATCCGTTCACTGTTGTTTTTTACTCCAAAGGTGCAGTTAGAAGTGCTTAACCTCATTGAGAGGCTAGCTCGTGCTGGTCCTTTCAATCAGGAAAACCTTACCTCTGTAG GTTGTGTGGAACTTCTACTAGAGATCATTCACCCGTTTCTTTTTGGTTCATCTCCTTTACTTTCTTATGCTTTGAAGATCGTGGAAGTTCTTGGGGCATATAG GTTGTCTGCATCAGAACTCCGGGTGCTTATAAGATATGCTATACAAATGAGAGTGATGAACTCAGGCTATTTTGTTGTGGATATGATGGAGAGATTAGTTCTCATGGAAGATATGGTCTCAGAAGATATTTCTCTAGCACCATTTGTAGAGATGGATATGAGCAAGATTGGGCATGCTTCTATTCAGGTGTCTCTTGGAGAAAGATCTTGGCCTCCTGCTGCTGGATATTCCTTTGTATGTTGGTTTTGGTTTCGAAATTTATTGAATTCACAGTTAAAGGAAATGGAACTGTCTAAAGTTGGGAGTTCTAAGAGGCGAAGTGGCTCTGGTGGGCAGAACCCTGAACGGCAGATGGTCCGTTTATTTTCTGTTGGTGCTGCTAATAATGTAAGCACTTTCTATGCAGAACTTCTTCTGCAGGAGGATGGTGTACTAACCCTTTCAACTAGCAATTCTTCCTCTTTGTCATTTTCTGGATTAGAATTGGAAGAAGGTAGGTGGCATCACCTTGCTGTTGTTCATAGTAAGCCAAATGCTCTAGCTGGACTTTTTCAAGCCAGTGTTGCTTATGTGTATTTCAATGGAAAGCTTAGGCACACAGGGAAATTAGGATATTCTCCATCTCCAATTGGAAAACCTTTGCAGGTAACAATTGGGACTCCGGTTACTTGTGCAAATGTTAGTGATCTTACTTGGAGACTTCGCTCTTGCTATCTTTTTGAGGAGGTTCTTACATCAggatgtatttattttatgtacatTCTGGGTAGAGGATACAGAGGGCTCTTCCAAGACTCAGATCTTCTGTGTTTTGTGCCTAACCAAGCTTGTGGTGGTGGTAGTATGGCCATCCTAGATTCCTTAGATGCTGAAATGACTTTGGCTCCTAACGCACAGAAGATTGACCCTGCCAGCAAGAAAGGGGATTCCAAGGCAGATGGTAGTGGGATTGTTTGGGATTTAGAGAGACTGGGAAACCTCTCGTTGCAGCTCTCTGGgaaaaaacttatttttgcATTTGATGGAACATGTACAGAAGCTATTCGAGCTTTTGGTACCTTTTCCATGCTTAATCTGGTTGATCCTACGTCTGCTGCCGCTTCTCCTATAGGGG GTATACCACGCATTGGACGTCTTCATGGGGATATCTACATCTGTAGGCAGAGCTTGATTGGTGATACCATTCGTCCTGTTGGTGGTGTAACTGTTATCCTTGCTCTTGTTGAAGCAGCTGAAACCAGGGATATGCTTCACATGGCCCTTTCATTGCTTGCTTGTGCACTTCATCAAAATCCTCAGAATGTAAGAGACATGCAAACATGCAGGGGCTACCATTTGCTTTCTCTCTTTCTGCATCATAGAATGTCATTATTTGATATGCACTCTCTTGAGATCTTTTTTGAGATTGCTGCATGTGAAGCCTCATTTTCAGAACCAAAGAAGCTTGAAGTTGGTCACGCTTTGTCACCTTCCACAAGTATTCCAGAAGCTAGCTTTTCAGAACTTAGTTTGTCAAAATTCCGTGATGAAATTTCGGCACTTGGGTCTTTTGGAGATGTGGATGAGTTTTCTCCACAAAATGATTCATTTAGTCATATTTCTGGGCTTGAAAATGTTGATATGCCAGTTGAAACCTCAAATTGCATTGTTTTGTCTAATCCAGATATGGTTGAGCATGTCTTGTTGGACTGGACATTGTGGGTTGCAGCCCCAGTTAACATTCAAATTGCATTGCTTGGTTTTCTTGAGCATCTTGTGTCCATGCACTGGTACAGAAATCATAACCTCACAGTTCTTCGCCAAATTAACCTTGTTCAGCACTTACTTGTGACTCTACAGCGAGGTGATGTTGAAGTTCCTGTACTGGAAAAATTGGTTGTACTGCTTGGTGTCATTTTGGAAGATGGTTTTCTGGTCTCTGAACTTGAACATGTGGTCAGATTTGTTATTATGACATTTGATCCACCTGAACTGAAATCACAGTGTCAGATAATGCGAGAGTCAATGGGGAAACATGTAATTGTAAGGAATATGCTGTTGGAAATGCTTATTGATCTTCAAGTAACCATAAAACCGGAAGAATTGCTTGAGCAGTGGCATAAGATCGTTTCATccaaattaataacatattttcttgATGAAGCTGTTCATCCTACAAGTATGAGATGGATCATGACTCTACTTGGCGTGTGCCTTTCTTCTTCCCCtacattttctctaaaatttcgCACTAGTGGAGGTTATCAAGGTTTGGTGCGGGTACTTCAAAGTTTCTATGACTCCCccgatatatattatattttattctgtcTAATATTTGGTAAACCCGTTTACCCAAGACTACCAGAAGTTCGTATGCTGGATTTTCATGCCCTGATGCCAAGTGATGGAGGATATGTGGAGTTGAAATTTGTAGAACTGCTAGAGTCTGTGATTGCTATGGCAAAATGCACTTTTGATAGGTTGAGTATTCAGGCAATGCTTGCCCACCAAAATGGAAATTTTTCCCAGGTGGGTGCAGGTCTTGTGGCTGAACTTGTGGAGGGAAATACAGATATGGCTGGAGAACTTCAAGGTGAAGCCCTGATGCATAAGACGTATGCAGCACGTTTAATGGGTGGGGAAGCATCAGCTCCTGCTGCTGCAACCTCAGTCTTGCGATTCATGGTTGACCTAGCAAAGATGTGTTCCCCATTCTCTGCTGTCTGCAGACGTGCAGAATTTCTTGAAAGCTGTGTTGAACTGTATTTTTCCTGCATCAG GTCTGCATATGCTGTGAAAATGGCAAAAGCTCTCTCAGAAAAGACAGAAGAAAAGAATATCAATGATTCTGATGATGCCAGTAGTTCTTCAAATACATTTTCTAGCTTGCCTCAGGAACAAGAACAGTCTCTGAAAACGTCCATTAGTATTGGAAGCTTCCCCCAAGGGCAGGCAAGTACAAGCTCTGAAGATATGCCTGCAGACTCCAATTATATAGCTGATGATAAAGTAGAGGTCAACGTTAACATGGCCCATCCAGAATCAAACAAATCAGTACTAGAAAATGTCCAGACTGTTCAGAGCTTGGATGGTGATAATTTTGACCAGGTTTCTGTTGCCTCAAGCTCCAATAATTCCAACATCCATAACATTAAAGGTGCTATGAATCCTGTCCCACCAACAGATTGCCAGAGTTCTGCATCTCTCACTTTGATAGATACTCCCATTTTATCTGAGAAATCTAATTCCAGAGTTCTAATTACACCATCTCCTTCTCCAGTTATTGCACTGACTTCTTGGTTAAGTTCAAACCACAGTGAATCTAAAACACCCTTAGTTGCCACTCCTTCCATGGAGTCTACTGTGTCTGTTGCCGGGTTTGATCCATCTTCAGGCTTGAAGTCTAGTTCTCACGGAGCCTCTTCTGCCATTACATGTTTTTCAGTCAGTCCAAACCTTCTCCTTGAAATAGACGATTCTGGCTATGGTGGTGGTCCTTGTTCTGCTGGAGCAACTGCTGTGTTAGATTTTATGGCTGAAGTTCTCTCTGATTTTATGACTGAGCAAATGAAAGCAGCTCAGGTTGTAGAGAGCATTTTAGAGGTGGTTCCTTTTTACATTGATGCTGAATCGGTGTTAGTTTTTCAGGGTTTGTGCCTCAGTAGATTGATCAACTTTCTTGAAAGGCGTCTGTTGcgtgatgatgaagaagatgagaaaAAGCTAGATAAGAGCCGTTGGTCTTCAAACTTAGATGCTTTGTGCTGGATGATAGTGGATCGTGTATATACAGGTGCTTTTCCTCGGCCAGCTGCTGTTCTAAAAACATTAGAGTTCTTGCTATCGATGTTACAGTTGGCAAATAAGGATGGCCAGATTGAAGAAGCATCTCCTGGTGGAAAGGGTCTTTTATCTATCGGAAAAGGAAGCAGGCAACTTGATGCTTATGTACATTCAATTTTAAAGAACACAAATCGAATGACATTGTATTGCTTCCTTCCATCATTCTTGGCCAACATTGGAGAAGATCATCTCCTCTCAAGCTTAGGTGTGCTTATTGAACCTAAGCAGAAATCTTCCTCAAGCTTTTCAAAAGAAGATTCAGCAGTTGATATCTGTACAGTTTTACAGTTATTAGTTGCTCACAGAAGAATTATATTCTGTCCCAGCAATCTTGATACTGATCTAAATTGCTGTCTTTGTGTGAATTTAATATCACTTCTCCATGATCAAAGGCAATATGTGCAAAACATGGCAGTTGAATTAGTGAAGTATTTGCTGGTCCATCGCAGGGCTGCATTTGAAGAATTGCTTGTCTCAAAACCAAATCAAGGACAGCACCTGGATGTACTACATGGTGGTTTTGACAAATTATTGACTGGAAGTTTATCTGCTTTCCTTGAGTGGCTTCAGAACTCTGAGCAGACTGTCAATAAAGTGTTGGAACAGTGTGCTGCCATTATGTGGGGACAGTATATATCTGGATCAGCAAAGTTTCCTGGAGTAAGGATGAAAGGCATGGAGGGCCGCCGCAAGAAGGAAATGGGGAGAAGATCAAAGGATACTGCAAAACTAGATTTGAGGCACTGGGAGCAGGTAAATGAACGGAGATATGCGCTGGAGTTGGTCCGTGATGCAATGTCTACTGAGCTGAGAGTTGTTCGTCAAGATAAGTATGGATGGGTTCTCCATGCTGAAAGTGAGTGGCAAACACATCTCCAGCAACTTGTACATGAGCGGGGAATGTTTCCTATGAATAAAACCTCCGCAACTGAAGATCCTGAGTGGCAGCTTTGTTCCATTGAAGGTCCATACAGGATGCGTAAAAAGCTTGAACGCTGCAAATTGAGAATTGATAGCATCCAAAATGTCCTTGATGGacatttgaatttagttgaAGCAGAGTTTCCCAAGGCAAAAAATCAAGGTGGTCCTTATGCATCAGATATTGATTCTGAATCATTCTTCCATCATTTAACTGACAGTGGAAAGCAGGAAGAAGGTGTTGTCACTGAGCTGTATTGTGACTCAATTTTGAAAGAACCAGAAGATGTGAAAGATGTAGCTTCTGTTAGGAATGGCTGGAATGATGACACAGCTAGTAGTATAAATGAAGCAAGTCTTCACTCAGCACTTGAGTTTGGCGGCAAATCAAGTTCAGTTTCTGTTCCAATATCAGAGAGTGTACAAGAAAAATGTGACATAGGATCTCCAAGGCAATCTTCATCTGCCAAACTGGTTGAAGGAAAGAGTCCAGAGGATAAAGCATTTAAGGAGCTTCTTGATAATGGTGAATATTTAATCAGACCTTATCTGGAACCTCTTGAGAAGATAAGATTCAGATATAACTGTGAAAGGGTTGTAGGTCTTGATAAAAAGGATGGTATATTTCTGATAGGGGAGCTTTCTTTGTATGTGATTgagaatttttatattgatgacTCTGGGTGCATTTTTGAAAAGGAATTCGAAGATGAACTTTCTGTTATTGATCTGGCCTTGGGTGTAAAAAAAGATGTTTCTTGCAGTACAGATTTCCAGTCCAAGCCAACTTCATCTTGGAGCGCATCAGCAAAGACATATGTTGGGGGAAGGGCATGGGCCTATAGTGGCGGTGCTTGGGGAAAGGAGAAGGTGTGCACCAGTGGTAATTTACCTCATCCTTGGCGTATGTGGAAACTTAATAGTGTTCATGAGATTTTAAAGCGTGATTACCAGCTACGACCTGTTGCCGTTGAAATATTTAGCATGGATGGATGTAATGATCTTCTGGTGTTCcacaaaaaagagagagaagaagtgTTTAAGAATCTTGTTGCCATGAATCTCCCAAGAAACAGCAT GCTGGACACAACCATTTCAGGTTTGACTAAACAGGAAAGCAGTGAGGGCAGTCGTCTTTTTAAAATAGTGGCTAAATCTTTCTCAAAAAGGTGGCAAAATGGAGAGATCAGCAATTTCCAGTACCTCATGCATCTCAATACCTTAGCAGGACGTGGCTACAGTGACCTGACACAGTATCCAGTCTTTCCTTGGGTTCTTCAAGATTATGAGAGTGATGATCTTGACTTGTCAAATCCAAAAACCTTTCGTAAGCTTGACAAACCAATGGGTTGTCAAACACTAGAGGGAGAAGAGGAGTTTAAGAGAAG ACATGAGAGCTGGGATGATCCTGAAGTCCCCAAATTTCATTATGGTTCACATTATTCTAGTGCTGGAATTGTTCTCTTTTATCTTCTTCGTCTACCACCATTCAGTGCAGAGAATCGGAAGCTACAGGGTGGTCAGTTTGATCATGCTGATCGACTTTTTAATAGTGTTAGAGATACTTGGTCAAGTGCATCTGGAAAGGGTAACACATCTGATGTGAAGGAATTGATTCCAGAATTCTTCTACATGCCTGAGTTTTTGGAAAATAGGTTCAATCTCGACTTGGGAGAGAAGCAATCAGGGGAGAAG GTTGGTGATGTCATCTTACCTCCTTGGGCCAGAGGCAGTGCAAGAGAGTTCATAAGGAAGCATAGGGAAGCACTGGAATGTGATTATGTTTCAGAAAATCTTCATCATTGGATAGATCTCATCTTTGGTTATAAACAGAGAGGGAAG GCAGCTGAAGAAGCTGTGAATGTTTTCTATCATTACACATACGAGGGAAGTGTGGATATAGATTCAGTTACAGATCCCACAATGAAAGCATCTATACTAGCACAAATTAACCATTTTGGGCAAACTCCCAAGCAACTATTCCTCAAGCCTCATGTGAAAAGGCGGATTGACAGAAAGCTTCCTCTTCATCCTCTCAAGCATTCTGTCCACCTTGTTCCACATGAAATACGCAAGAGTTCATCTTCCATTACTCAGATAGTTAATGTCCACGAGAAAGTTCTTGTGGCAGGGACAAACAATTTGCTGAAGCCTAGagcatatatcaaatatgtagcATGGGGTTTTCCAGACCGTAGCTTGAGAATTATGAGCTATGATCAAGACAGACTCCTCTCCACTCATGAGAATCTTCACGGGGGCTACCAGGTTCAGTGTGTTGGTGTCAGCCATGATGGTCAAATTTTGGTCACTGGTGCTGATGATGGGTTAGTTTCTGTTTGGAGAATCAATAAGGTTGGGCAGCGTTTGTTACAACACTTGAAATTGGAGAAGGCACTTTCTGCCCATACGGCTACAGTTACATGCCTTCATGTTAGCCAGCCCTACATGCTTATTGTGAGTGGGTCTGATGACTGCACTGTTATTATATGGGACCTTAGCTCTTTGTGTTTTGTTAGGCAACTCCCTGAGTTCCCTGCACCAGTTTCAGCAGTTTATGTGAATGACTTGACTGGGGAAACAGTGACAGCTGCTGGAATTTTGCTTGCTATTTGGAGCATCAATGGGGACTGCCTTGCCGTGATTAACACATCCCAACTGCCCTCTGATTCCATTCTCTCAGTGACAAGCTGTACGCTTTCTGATTGGCTGGACACAGATTGGTATGTGACAGGTCACCAGAGTGGAGCTGTTAAAGTATGGAAAATGATCCACTGCTCCGAGGAAGAGAGTGCCCATTCTCAAAGCAAGTCAGGTAGCAATGAGACAGGGGGTTTAGATTTGGGTGGTAAGTCAACAGAGTACAGGTTGGTCCTCCACAAGGTACTGAAGTTTCATAAGCATCCAGTCACTGCCCTTCACATCCCGAATGACCTTAAACAGTTACTGAGCGGTGATTCTGCTGGGCATTTGGTATCTTGGACACTACCAGATGATAGCTTAAGAATTTCATTTAATCAGGggtga